One segment of Comamonas thiooxydans DNA contains the following:
- a CDS encoding cytochrome b — MTRSDSYPRSLVLLHWLVFVAAALAVAAIELKGFFPKGSADRAQMTLWHESFGLAVLLLMTIRLVVRASVQVPPLPPGPRWMEISAHAMHWVLYLLMLGMPVLGVLALAWSGKPIAFFGGSWTLPLTVDVPLGRSIKEIHEAGANLVFAAVGLHAVAALWHQFIVKDGLLLRMR, encoded by the coding sequence ATGACCCGTTCAGACTCATATCCTCGCTCGCTGGTGCTGTTGCACTGGCTGGTTTTCGTCGCAGCAGCGCTCGCAGTCGCAGCCATCGAGCTCAAGGGCTTTTTCCCAAAGGGGTCAGCTGATCGTGCGCAGATGACTCTATGGCATGAAAGCTTTGGCCTCGCCGTACTGCTGCTCATGACAATCCGCCTCGTGGTGCGCGCCAGCGTCCAAGTGCCGCCGCTGCCCCCAGGTCCTCGTTGGATGGAGATTTCTGCTCACGCTATGCACTGGGTGCTGTACCTGTTGATGCTGGGTATGCCGGTGCTGGGAGTATTGGCCTTGGCTTGGTCCGGTAAGCCCATCGCTTTTTTTGGCGGCTCTTGGACATTGCCGTTGACTGTCGATGTGCCACTGGGCCGCAGCATTAAGGAGATTCACGAGGCAGGAGCCAACTTGGTATTCGCTGCCGTGGGTCTTCATGCAGTCGCCGCTCTATGGCACCAGTTCATAGTTAAGGATGGCCTTCTGCTGCGTATGCGTTGA
- a CDS encoding GNAT family N-acetyltransferase: MSILTFSSPKVQISMDRFTPISAENSNRFAALYQEVFNAPPWNDGWTALVAAERLESFAAMPTFRGLSMFRNEQAIGIALGWGERWVNGWIFHLKEICVHTDYQRQGIGQKLMYEFEKQLGEDGFTGINLQTGMQMPARNFYEKLGYEPRSLVTLSKPLRGYD; the protein is encoded by the coding sequence ATGAGCATCCTGACCTTTTCTTCACCAAAAGTACAGATATCAATGGATCGATTTACTCCAATTTCGGCAGAAAACTCCAATCGATTTGCAGCCCTTTACCAAGAGGTGTTCAATGCCCCGCCATGGAACGATGGATGGACAGCTCTTGTGGCCGCTGAGCGGCTTGAAAGTTTTGCTGCTATGCCGACTTTTAGGGGCTTAAGCATGTTCAGAAATGAGCAAGCAATTGGCATTGCTTTAGGTTGGGGAGAGCGATGGGTGAACGGCTGGATTTTCCATCTCAAGGAAATATGTGTGCACACGGACTATCAGCGACAAGGAATAGGCCAAAAGCTCATGTATGAATTTGAAAAGCAGCTTGGTGAAGACGGATTCACAGGAATCAACCTTCAAACCGGAATGCAAATGCCAGCACGAAATTTCTATGAAAAATTGGGCTACGAACCACGATCCTTAGTCACTTTAAGCAAACCACTACGTGGTTATGATTGA
- a CDS encoding GMC family oxidoreductase → MARIEKKKDVVIVGLGWTGSIAGMELAAEGLEIVALERGGDQNTVPEFKYPNQIDELTYGVRLKNMQHPRQATVTVRRDDSEIALPYRSMGSFLPANGVGGAGTHWNGLLWRPQPEEIKLRSYVREKWGESIIPEGMNLMDYPVSYDELEPFFTRFDEVAGVSGKAGNIKGQIQAGGNPFEGWRSKEYPMPALPSTYDASKFEACARSMGLHPFPAPAGIASTSYVNPYGMQMAPCNFCGFCERFGCYQYSKSSPQTAVLDALKRKKNFSYRTHCEVLRVESSEDGKTATGVTYFDSNTNEEVFQPADLVILSSYQLNNVHLLLVSGIGKPYDPKTNTGVTGKNYAYQMNGGVTLFFKEENFNPFIGHGSNGMCIDDYGINQNDFGKLGFIGGAYWRVGTMNGQPIRSMPLPKGTPGWGAGWKKGIGEWYGHSMSIGTHGSHMSYRNNHLDLDPTYKDPHGRPLMRMTFNWQDNDIRMTQYQKIKAEEVGNALKPDLLQSGFKNIGAKFDVRPYQTTHNTGGHIMSDKPAEGVVNRYCQAWDKHNVFVFGAGNFVQNTQYNPTGMVGGLAYWTLHAIRTMYLKNPRPLV, encoded by the coding sequence ATGGCACGCATTGAAAAGAAAAAAGACGTGGTCATTGTTGGCCTGGGTTGGACCGGCTCCATCGCCGGCATGGAACTGGCCGCAGAGGGCCTGGAAATCGTCGCGCTGGAGCGCGGCGGTGACCAGAACACGGTGCCCGAATTCAAGTACCCCAATCAGATCGACGAGCTGACCTATGGCGTGCGCCTGAAGAATATGCAGCATCCCCGTCAGGCGACCGTGACGGTACGCCGCGACGACAGCGAAATCGCTTTGCCTTACCGTTCGATGGGTTCCTTCCTGCCTGCGAATGGCGTGGGCGGTGCCGGCACGCACTGGAATGGCTTGCTGTGGCGCCCTCAGCCCGAGGAAATCAAGCTGCGCAGCTATGTGAGGGAAAAATGGGGCGAGTCCATCATTCCGGAAGGCATGAACCTGATGGATTACCCCGTCAGTTACGACGAGCTGGAGCCTTTCTTCACCCGGTTTGACGAAGTGGCCGGCGTCTCGGGCAAGGCTGGCAATATCAAGGGCCAGATCCAGGCCGGCGGCAATCCGTTTGAAGGCTGGCGCTCGAAAGAGTACCCCATGCCTGCTCTGCCATCGACCTACGACGCGAGCAAGTTCGAAGCCTGTGCCAGGAGCATGGGCCTGCATCCCTTCCCGGCGCCTGCCGGCATTGCGTCCACGTCCTACGTGAACCCCTATGGCATGCAGATGGCTCCCTGCAACTTCTGCGGCTTCTGCGAGCGTTTTGGTTGTTATCAGTACTCCAAGTCTTCGCCGCAGACGGCGGTGCTGGATGCGCTCAAGCGCAAGAAGAATTTCTCCTATCGCACGCACTGCGAAGTGCTGCGTGTGGAGAGCTCGGAAGACGGCAAGACCGCAACCGGCGTGACCTACTTCGACTCCAACACGAACGAGGAAGTGTTCCAGCCCGCTGACCTAGTGATTCTGTCGTCCTATCAGCTCAACAACGTGCACCTGCTGCTGGTCTCCGGCATTGGCAAACCTTACGACCCCAAGACCAACACCGGGGTGACCGGCAAAAACTACGCCTACCAGATGAATGGTGGCGTGACCCTGTTCTTCAAGGAAGAGAACTTCAATCCCTTCATCGGTCACGGCTCCAACGGCATGTGTATCGACGACTACGGTATCAACCAGAACGACTTCGGCAAGCTGGGCTTCATTGGCGGCGCCTACTGGCGCGTGGGCACCATGAATGGTCAGCCCATCCGTTCCATGCCGCTGCCCAAGGGCACGCCGGGCTGGGGCGCAGGCTGGAAGAAGGGCATTGGCGAGTGGTATGGCCATTCCATGTCGATCGGCACGCATGGCTCGCACATGTCCTACCGCAACAACCATCTGGATCTGGACCCCACCTACAAGGATCCACATGGTCGTCCCTTGATGCGCATGACCTTCAACTGGCAGGACAACGACATCCGGATGACCCAGTACCAGAAGATCAAGGCCGAGGAGGTGGGCAACGCCTTGAAACCGGATCTGCTGCAGTCGGGTTTCAAGAATATCGGTGCCAAGTTCGACGTGCGTCCCTACCAGACCACGCACAACACCGGTGGCCACATCATGTCCGACAAGCCTGCGGAAGGCGTGGTGAATCGCTACTGTCAGGCCTGGGACAAGCACAACGTGTTCGTCTTCGGCGCCGGCAATTTCGTGCAGAACACCCAGTACAACCCCACCGGCATGGTCGGCGGCCTGGCCTACTGGACGCTGCATGCGATTCGCACCATGTATCTGAAAAACCCACGTCCGCTGGTCTGA
- a CDS encoding response regulator transcription factor yields MTLARRILLVEDDAHIADLLSLHLRDEGLEVVHCARGDDGLAHLERGGWDALVLDLMLPGVDGLEICRRARAMTRYTPIIIISARSSEVHRILGLEIGADDYLAKPFSVLELVARVKALLRRVDALAQSARLESGSLSVNGLVMDPVARDACLNGRRLDLTPREFDLLYFFARQSGKVFSRMDLLNAVWGYQHEGYEHTVNTHINRLRAKVEVNPAQPTRILTVWGRGYKFAETGESE; encoded by the coding sequence ATGACTCTCGCTCGTCGCATTCTGCTGGTCGAGGACGATGCCCACATCGCCGATCTGCTTTCGCTCCATCTTCGGGACGAAGGGCTGGAGGTGGTGCATTGCGCCCGCGGCGATGACGGCCTTGCGCATCTGGAGCGCGGTGGCTGGGATGCGCTGGTGCTGGATCTGATGTTGCCTGGCGTGGACGGCTTGGAGATATGCAGGCGTGCGCGTGCCATGACCCGCTACACGCCGATCATCATCATCAGTGCCCGCTCCAGTGAGGTGCATCGCATTCTGGGGCTGGAGATCGGCGCGGACGACTATCTGGCCAAGCCGTTTTCCGTTCTGGAACTCGTGGCACGGGTGAAGGCTCTGCTGCGCCGGGTGGATGCTCTGGCTCAGAGTGCGCGCCTGGAATCCGGCAGCCTGTCGGTCAATGGTCTGGTCATGGATCCGGTGGCAAGAGATGCATGCCTGAATGGACGCCGTCTCGATCTCACGCCCCGTGAGTTCGATCTTCTGTATTTCTTTGCTCGCCAGTCGGGCAAGGTGTTCTCACGCATGGACCTGCTCAATGCGGTCTGGGGCTATCAGCACGAGGGCTACGAGCACACCGTCAACACCCATATCAACCGGCTTCGTGCCAAGGTGGAGGTCAATCCAGCACAGCCGACGCGGATCCTCACGGTTTGGGGGCGCGGCTACAAGTTCGCTGAAACTGGAGAGAGTGAATGA
- a CDS encoding HAMP domain-containing sensor histidine kinase, whose amino-acid sequence MNLTLTQRLAIVFAVLLLVCSGTSAWLQLRSNRMHELEVVQALSRDVAESIARDAQLTDANGLMPNAVRNFFNQLMMVNPSVEVYLLEPDGRIAGHAAPEGRLRRDRVDLEPVHRFIDGQMLPILGDDPRSRDGRKVFSAAPLSVNGRQVGFIYVVLLGEAHDLLAARGSADAVLKTALLSIGMVGLLCLAAGLVAFTLITRPLRRLTESVRQFDMHGAPPEMPERSPDVADHSRDEIAVLDAAYRQMVLRISEQWKVLARQDQERRELIANISHDLRTPLSSLHGYLETLLLKDASLEPAERRRYLGIALDQSRRVGALSQSLFELARLEYGFVQPELESFFLADLVQDVFQKFELAAESRHIALQADLAPQLPAVRADLGMIERVLSNLLDNALRYSPEGGAIKIAIRAVGQELEVTISDSGPGIPPELREGLFRRPFTIGGARRDGGLGLRIVHQMLELHGVSIHLVEGDGQGTTFRFSLPRTPA is encoded by the coding sequence ATGAACCTGACTCTGACCCAGCGGCTGGCGATCGTGTTTGCCGTGTTGCTACTGGTCTGCAGCGGTACCTCGGCCTGGCTGCAACTTCGCTCCAACCGCATGCATGAACTGGAGGTGGTGCAAGCCTTGTCCCGCGACGTCGCCGAGAGTATTGCCCGCGATGCCCAGCTGACCGATGCGAATGGCTTGATGCCTAACGCGGTGCGAAATTTTTTCAACCAGCTGATGATGGTGAACCCGAGTGTGGAGGTCTATCTGCTGGAGCCCGACGGTCGCATTGCCGGCCATGCCGCACCCGAGGGGCGTTTGCGTCGCGACCGGGTTGATCTTGAGCCGGTGCATCGATTCATCGATGGACAGATGCTGCCCATTTTGGGGGATGATCCGCGCAGCCGCGATGGCCGCAAGGTCTTCAGTGCGGCCCCTTTGAGCGTGAACGGGCGGCAAGTCGGCTTCATCTATGTGGTGCTGCTTGGCGAGGCCCATGATCTTCTTGCTGCCAGAGGCTCGGCAGATGCGGTGTTGAAGACGGCACTGCTGTCGATTGGCATGGTCGGGCTGCTCTGTCTCGCTGCGGGCCTAGTCGCCTTCACCTTGATCACGCGTCCCTTGCGGCGTCTGACCGAGTCGGTTCGGCAGTTTGACATGCATGGCGCTCCTCCCGAGATGCCGGAACGCTCCCCGGATGTGGCCGATCACAGCCGTGACGAGATTGCAGTGCTGGACGCTGCCTATCGGCAGATGGTGCTGCGCATCAGCGAGCAATGGAAAGTCCTCGCGCGGCAGGATCAGGAGCGCCGGGAATTGATCGCGAATATTTCCCACGATCTGCGCACACCGCTGTCATCCTTGCATGGATATCTGGAGACCTTGCTGCTCAAGGATGCAAGCCTGGAGCCTGCAGAGCGCAGGCGCTACCTTGGCATTGCGCTCGACCAGAGTCGAAGAGTGGGGGCCTTGTCCCAAAGCCTGTTCGAACTGGCCAGGCTGGAATACGGCTTTGTGCAACCGGAGCTCGAATCATTCTTCCTGGCTGATCTGGTGCAGGACGTTTTCCAGAAGTTCGAGCTTGCGGCAGAGTCGCGCCATATTGCCTTGCAGGCGGACCTTGCTCCTCAACTTCCGGCAGTTCGTGCAGATCTGGGAATGATAGAGCGCGTCCTGAGCAATCTGCTGGATAACGCCTTGCGCTATAGCCCTGAAGGCGGGGCGATCAAGATAGCCATAAGAGCAGTGGGCCAAGAGCTGGAGGTGACTATCAGTGACTCCGGCCCAGGCATTCCGCCAGAGTTGCGCGAAGGCCTGTTCAGGCGTCCGTTTACCATAGGCGGTGCCCGCCGCGACGGAGGCCTGGGCTTGAGAATCGTGCACCAGATGCTGGAGCTGCACGGAGTCTCCATTCATCTTGTCGAGGGTGATGGACAGGGCACCACGTTCCGGTTTTCATTGCCACGGACTCCTGCTTAG
- a CDS encoding gluconate 2-dehydrogenase subunit 3 family protein, with protein sequence MSNFSPPSRRSFLFASGAGVALAGTAVAMRANSKEPALKLDAYKPEYFNADEWAFVLAATARLIPSEGDGPGAIEAHVPVFIDRQLKGYYGNAEIWYMEGPHDPAATPDRGWQSPLNPAQLYRKAIPAFNAACTERFGKEFKGLAAEQQDEALTALQKGEIKLDPELSFFFTTLLANTKEGYFADPLHGGNHGMQSWKYIGFPGARASYAEWVDQHNVKYPLGPVSIKGERA encoded by the coding sequence ATGTCCAACTTTTCCCCACCAAGCCGCAGATCCTTTCTGTTCGCCTCCGGTGCTGGCGTCGCACTGGCTGGAACGGCCGTGGCAATGCGTGCCAACTCCAAAGAGCCTGCGCTCAAACTGGATGCATACAAGCCCGAGTATTTCAATGCGGACGAGTGGGCTTTTGTTCTGGCAGCAACAGCGCGCCTGATCCCGTCCGAAGGGGATGGACCTGGAGCGATCGAAGCTCATGTGCCGGTATTCATTGATCGCCAGCTCAAGGGCTACTACGGCAATGCCGAAATTTGGTACATGGAAGGCCCGCACGACCCGGCCGCCACGCCCGATCGCGGCTGGCAATCGCCTCTGAACCCTGCGCAGCTCTATCGCAAGGCCATTCCCGCCTTCAATGCGGCTTGCACGGAGCGCTTTGGCAAGGAGTTCAAAGGCCTTGCCGCAGAGCAGCAGGACGAAGCTCTGACCGCGCTGCAAAAGGGCGAAATCAAGCTAGACCCTGAGCTGAGCTTTTTCTTTACCACCTTGCTGGCCAATACCAAGGAAGGCTATTTCGCCGATCCCTTGCATGGCGGCAACCACGGCATGCAGTCCTGGAAATACATCGGCTTCCCTGGCGCCCGCGCCAGCTATGCCGAATGGGTCGATCAGCACAACGTGAAGTACCCGCTGGGACCGGTATCTATCAAGGGCGAAAGGGCTTGA
- the msrA gene encoding peptide-methionine (S)-S-oxide reductase MsrA, producing the protein MNTRIISGAALNRRGLLQTLAGSIVLLGCGLLWQPMAFSAEEAVRLPAPVLDLPATGSSSQRAIFAGGCFWGVQGVFQHVKGVQRAVSGYSGGAASTASYELVSRGNTGHAESVEITFDPTQVSYGALLQIFFSVVHDPTQLNRQGPDTGTQYRSAIFTTSPAQLKTAQAYIAQLDAARLYPKPIVTRLEDKASFYPAELYHQDFMTENPRHPYIVFNDMPKVNSLKRLFPDSYRSEPVLVKKTRP; encoded by the coding sequence ATGAACACACGCATCATCTCAGGGGCCGCCTTGAATCGGCGCGGCCTGCTCCAGACACTGGCCGGCAGCATCGTTTTGCTGGGCTGCGGACTGCTCTGGCAGCCAATGGCCTTCTCGGCCGAAGAAGCGGTTCGCCTTCCTGCCCCTGTCCTGGACCTCCCGGCTACCGGATCGTCCTCGCAACGTGCAATTTTTGCCGGCGGATGCTTCTGGGGAGTACAAGGCGTATTCCAGCACGTCAAGGGCGTGCAACGCGCGGTCTCCGGCTATAGCGGAGGTGCTGCATCCACAGCCTCCTACGAGCTGGTCAGCCGCGGCAACACCGGCCATGCAGAATCGGTCGAGATCACCTTCGATCCGACCCAGGTGAGCTATGGAGCTCTGCTGCAGATATTTTTCTCTGTCGTCCACGATCCCACCCAGCTCAACCGACAGGGTCCGGACACAGGAACGCAGTATCGCTCGGCAATTTTCACGACCAGCCCGGCCCAGCTCAAGACCGCGCAGGCTTACATCGCGCAGCTCGATGCAGCGCGCCTGTATCCTAAACCCATAGTCACCCGCCTCGAGGACAAGGCCAGCTTCTATCCGGCCGAGCTCTACCACCAGGACTTCATGACCGAAAACCCGCGCCACCCCTATATCGTCTTCAACGATATGCCCAAGGTGAACAGCCTCAAGCGCCTCTTCCCCGACAGCTACCGCAGCGAACCGGTTCTGGTAAAGAAAACGCGCCCATAG
- a CDS encoding tyrosine-type recombinase/integrase, with protein sequence MGSTGNTAYREPWNKGKIVGQKAPFKLKDIWALRVRLQMEGRVRELALFNLGIDSKLRGCDPVALKVRDVCHGDQVASRAVVMQHKTQRPVQFEITQAARDALQAWIKLAGLKSEDFLFPSRLHKSPHLGTRQYARILGHWVDELGLDCMEYGTHSMRRTKATLIYRRTKNLRAVQLLLGHSKLESTVTVRYLDIEVNDALEIFEQTEI encoded by the coding sequence ATGGGATCTACAGGTAATACCGCTTATCGCGAGCCGTGGAACAAGGGCAAGATCGTCGGGCAGAAGGCTCCGTTCAAGCTCAAGGACATCTGGGCGCTGCGCGTAAGGCTCCAGATGGAAGGCCGGGTGCGCGAGCTTGCTCTCTTCAACTTAGGCATCGATAGCAAGCTGCGAGGATGCGACCCCGTCGCCCTCAAGGTTCGGGATGTATGCCACGGCGACCAGGTGGCATCGCGCGCGGTCGTCATGCAGCACAAGACTCAGCGTCCAGTGCAGTTCGAGATCACACAGGCTGCCCGTGACGCCTTGCAAGCCTGGATCAAGCTAGCTGGGCTGAAATCAGAGGACTTCTTGTTTCCGAGCAGACTACACAAATCTCCACATCTCGGGACACGGCAGTACGCCCGAATCCTCGGTCACTGGGTTGACGAGCTAGGCCTGGACTGCATGGAGTACGGGACACACTCGATGCGCAGGACAAAGGCGACACTGATCTACCGCCGCACCAAGAACCTGCGCGCTGTGCAGTTGCTGCTCGGCCACTCTAAGCTGGAGTCGACAGTGACAGTGAGGTACTTGGACATTGAGGTCAACGATGCCCTCGAGATCTTTGAACAGACGGAGATTTGA
- a CDS encoding cytochrome c biogenesis protein DipZ, with protein MLLIVLAYLGGVLTIVSPCILPVLPFVFSRANQPFVRNGLPLLAGMALTFAIVASLAAVGGGWVVAANQYGRWLALALVAVFGVTLLLPHLSERLTRPLVAVGARLSESAQTGGAPQIGSSVVLGVATGLLWAPCAGPILGLILTGAALQGANTTSTLLLLAYAAGAATSMAAALLLGGRVFAAFKRSLGAGEWVRRGLGAAMLAGVAAIALGIDTGVLARLSTASTGGLEQKLVERLNQTQGGDPMTMRANPDPMMRGASQAPAEGGAMMAVGAAMRMSGPSSEAPALPDEGIAPSLGGATQWLNSKPLSGQDLRGKVVLVDFWTYSCINCLRTLPYVKAWAEKYRDQGLIVIGVHAPEFAFERDIGNVSKAMKDLGINYPVAVDNQYAIWRAFKNQYWPAHYFIDATGRIRHHHFGEGGYAESERVIQQLLQEAGSSRSTMGLTEVDAGGVQMAANMDEVASPETYLGYERAENFLSTPKAVPDRTATYLEPERPRLNTWGLAGQWMVGAESALLTGPSGSIVYRFKARDLHLVLSPGPDGKPVRFKVRIDGKPPGTAHGVDVAADGSGTVTGQRLYQLVRQSGVITEHTFSIEFLDSGVSAYAFTFG; from the coding sequence ATGCTGCTGATCGTCCTTGCCTATCTGGGTGGTGTGCTGACCATCGTCAGTCCCTGCATCCTGCCCGTGCTGCCTTTCGTGTTCTCTCGCGCGAACCAGCCCTTTGTGCGCAACGGCCTGCCATTGTTGGCAGGCATGGCATTGACCTTTGCGATCGTTGCCTCTCTCGCCGCCGTCGGCGGCGGCTGGGTGGTAGCTGCCAATCAGTATGGCCGCTGGCTGGCACTGGCTCTGGTGGCGGTTTTCGGGGTGACACTGCTGTTGCCGCATCTGTCGGAGCGGCTGACCCGCCCATTGGTGGCTGTCGGCGCACGCCTGTCGGAATCGGCACAGACAGGCGGTGCACCGCAAATAGGATCCTCTGTCGTGCTGGGAGTCGCAACGGGGCTGCTATGGGCCCCATGTGCCGGGCCCATCCTGGGACTGATATTGACCGGTGCCGCCCTGCAGGGCGCCAACACCACCTCGACCCTCCTGCTGCTGGCCTATGCCGCCGGGGCTGCGACCTCCATGGCGGCGGCCCTGCTGCTCGGCGGTCGGGTATTTGCCGCGTTCAAGCGTTCGCTGGGTGCCGGTGAATGGGTGCGTCGCGGCCTCGGTGCAGCCATGCTCGCTGGCGTGGCCGCCATCGCCCTGGGGATCGATACCGGCGTGCTGGCTCGACTGTCAACGGCATCCACCGGCGGCCTGGAGCAGAAACTGGTCGAGCGCCTGAACCAGACTCAGGGTGGAGACCCCATGACCATGCGTGCCAATCCGGACCCGATGATGCGGGGAGCATCCCAGGCCCCCGCCGAAGGGGGCGCCATGATGGCAGTGGGAGCCGCAATGCGCATGAGCGGACCATCGAGTGAAGCCCCTGCACTGCCCGATGAAGGCATCGCACCATCGCTGGGCGGAGCAACCCAATGGCTCAACTCCAAGCCTCTGAGCGGGCAAGACCTGCGTGGCAAGGTGGTGCTGGTGGATTTCTGGACCTACTCCTGCATCAACTGCCTGCGCACCCTTCCCTATGTGAAGGCATGGGCAGAAAAATACCGCGATCAAGGCCTGATCGTGATCGGTGTGCACGCCCCCGAGTTTGCTTTTGAGCGCGACATCGGCAACGTGAGCAAGGCCATGAAAGACCTGGGCATCAACTATCCGGTGGCCGTTGACAACCAGTATGCAATCTGGCGCGCATTCAAGAACCAGTATTGGCCTGCTCACTACTTCATCGATGCCACGGGACGCATCCGCCACCACCACTTTGGCGAAGGCGGCTACGCGGAGTCGGAGCGGGTGATACAACAGCTTCTCCAAGAGGCAGGCAGCTCCCGGTCAACCATGGGCCTGACCGAGGTAGATGCCGGGGGCGTTCAAATGGCCGCCAACATGGATGAGGTCGCATCCCCCGAGACCTATCTGGGTTATGAGCGTGCCGAGAACTTTCTCTCCACACCCAAAGCCGTTCCCGACAGGACGGCAACGTATCTGGAACCGGAACGGCCCAGGCTGAACACCTGGGGCCTTGCCGGGCAATGGATGGTTGGAGCGGAAAGCGCCTTGCTGACCGGTCCATCAGGCAGCATCGTCTACCGGTTCAAGGCACGTGACCTGCACCTGGTGTTGAGCCCCGGCCCTGACGGAAAGCCCGTGCGCTTCAAAGTCCGCATTGACGGCAAACCACCCGGCACCGCCCACGGCGTGGACGTGGCCGCCGACGGTAGTGGCACGGTTACCGGCCAGCGGCTCTACCAGCTGGTGCGCCAATCCGGAGTCATTACCGAGCACACCTTCAGCATCGAGTTCCTGGACAGCGGCGTTTCCGCCTATGCCTTCACTTTCGGATAG
- the msrB gene encoding peptide-methionine (R)-S-oxide reductase MsrB — MTTRRHMLLGAAASAAALATGIFQRHATAATETFEISYTDAQWRARLSPQQYAVLRQEATEPPGSSLLNKEHRPGTFSCAGCSLPLFASSTKFDSGTGWPSFWKPLDNAVATRKDRSYGMVRVEAHCRRCGGHLGHVFDDGPPPTGLRYCMNGLALAFTPKPA, encoded by the coding sequence ATGACCACCCGACGCCATATGCTGCTGGGCGCAGCAGCCTCCGCCGCAGCGCTTGCCACCGGAATCTTCCAGCGCCACGCGACTGCAGCGACAGAGACCTTCGAAATCAGCTATACCGACGCCCAGTGGCGTGCCCGGCTCAGTCCTCAGCAATATGCGGTGCTGCGCCAGGAAGCGACGGAGCCGCCCGGCAGCAGCCTGCTCAACAAGGAGCATCGTCCTGGAACATTTTCCTGTGCGGGCTGTTCCTTGCCCTTGTTTGCCTCCTCCACCAAGTTCGACAGCGGCACCGGCTGGCCCAGTTTCTGGAAGCCGCTGGACAACGCCGTCGCCACCCGCAAGGACCGAAGCTACGGCATGGTGCGTGTCGAAGCACACTGCCGGCGCTGTGGCGGCCATCTCGGCCATGTCTTCGACGACGGACCGCCTCCCACAGGTCTGCGCTATTGCATGAACGGCCTTGCCTTGGCTTTCACGCCCAAACCCGCCTGA